A genomic region of Christiangramia sp. OXR-203 contains the following coding sequences:
- the serC gene encoding 3-phosphoserine/phosphohydroxythreonine transaminase gives MKKHNFSAGPCILPQEVFQEASQAILNFNNSGLSILEISHRSADFVSVMEEAQNLALELLGLQDKGYKALFLQGGASMQFLMTAYNLLDNKAAYLNTGTWSSKAIKEAQLFGEVIEVASSKDKNFNYIPKNYSIPVDADYFHCTSNNTIFGTQMKEFPKTDVPSVCDMSSDIFSRQLDFEDFDLIYAGAQKNMGPAGTVLVVIKESILGKVDRKIPSMMDYQVHISKDSMFNTPPVYAVYVSMLTMRWIKKNGGIAAMEKRNAEKAALLYDEIDRNPLFEGFAAKEDRSPMNPTFNLKNEAHKDQFDKMWKDAGVNGLSGHRSVGGYRASMYNALSIESVQVVVDLMQKLEKEIN, from the coding sequence ATGAAAAAGCATAATTTCAGTGCAGGTCCGTGCATATTACCACAAGAAGTATTTCAGGAAGCTTCCCAGGCAATTCTGAATTTTAATAATTCAGGTCTCTCGATATTGGAGATCTCACACCGTAGTGCAGATTTCGTGTCGGTTATGGAGGAGGCTCAAAATCTAGCTCTTGAACTTCTGGGTTTACAGGATAAAGGTTATAAAGCACTTTTTCTTCAGGGAGGCGCGAGTATGCAATTCTTAATGACCGCTTATAATTTATTGGATAACAAAGCGGCCTATCTAAACACAGGTACATGGTCTTCTAAAGCGATCAAGGAAGCTCAACTATTTGGTGAGGTGATAGAAGTAGCATCCTCAAAAGACAAGAACTTTAATTATATTCCGAAGAATTATTCTATTCCAGTAGATGCAGACTATTTTCACTGCACCAGTAACAATACGATTTTTGGAACACAGATGAAGGAATTTCCAAAAACTGATGTTCCCAGCGTCTGTGACATGAGTAGTGATATATTTTCAAGACAACTAGATTTTGAAGATTTTGACCTTATATATGCCGGAGCCCAGAAAAATATGGGACCAGCCGGAACTGTTCTTGTTGTTATTAAAGAAAGTATTTTAGGCAAAGTTGACCGGAAGATCCCAAGTATGATGGATTATCAGGTACATATCTCCAAGGATAGTATGTTCAATACACCTCCTGTTTACGCAGTATATGTTTCCATGCTTACCATGCGATGGATTAAAAAGAACGGTGGTATCGCTGCTATGGAAAAAAGAAACGCAGAGAAAGCTGCTCTATTATACGACGAAATTGATCGTAATCCTTTGTTCGAAGGTTTCGCCGCGAAAGAAGACAGGTCACCAATGAACCCTACTTTCAACCTTAAAAATGAAGCTCATAAAGATCAATTCGATAAAATGTGGAAAGATGCTGGCGTAAATGGTCTTAGCGGACATAGAAGTGTTGGTGGATACAGAGCTTCCATGTACAATGCTCTATCGATAGAAAGTGTGCAGGTAGTAGTAGATCTCATGCAGAAATTAGAGAAAGAAATAAACTAA
- a CDS encoding D-2-hydroxyacid dehydrogenase, producing the protein MKVLANDGLSQSGVQLLKDAGFEVIIKKVAQDQLEDYLKSNGISVLLVRSATEVRKNIIDNCIHLKVIGRGGVGMDNIDVEYAKSKGISVINTPEASSASVAELVFAHLFGGARKLHDSNRNMPLEGDSRFKDLKKSYAGGSELRGKTLGIIGLGRIGREVAKIALGVGMRVVASDKAVGETEITLEFYNDQKVTIPIKTEPVDQIIEHADFISLHVPAQSSPVIGKAEFDKMKKGVGIINTARGGILDEEALLVAIEEEKVSFAALDTFENEPSPAIKLLMNESISLSPHIGAATSEAQERIGEELAHQIIKIFKK; encoded by the coding sequence ATGAAAGTATTAGCAAATGACGGTTTATCTCAAAGTGGTGTACAACTATTAAAGGATGCCGGCTTTGAAGTCATCATCAAAAAAGTTGCCCAGGATCAACTGGAAGATTACTTGAAAAGTAATGGCATTAGTGTCCTCCTTGTACGCAGTGCAACAGAGGTTCGCAAAAATATAATCGATAATTGTATACATCTCAAAGTTATTGGACGCGGTGGTGTTGGAATGGATAATATCGATGTGGAATACGCCAAAAGTAAGGGTATCTCTGTAATAAATACTCCGGAAGCTTCTTCGGCATCTGTAGCAGAGCTTGTTTTTGCTCATCTTTTTGGAGGTGCCAGAAAACTGCATGATTCCAATAGAAATATGCCTTTGGAAGGAGATTCAAGGTTTAAGGATCTAAAAAAGTCTTATGCTGGTGGATCTGAATTGCGTGGAAAAACCCTTGGAATTATAGGCCTGGGAAGAATTGGTCGTGAAGTAGCTAAAATTGCATTAGGAGTTGGAATGCGTGTGGTTGCCAGCGATAAGGCGGTGGGAGAAACTGAAATTACACTGGAGTTCTATAATGACCAGAAGGTTACTATTCCTATTAAGACTGAACCTGTAGATCAAATAATAGAGCATGCAGATTTTATAAGTTTACATGTTCCCGCACAGTCCAGTCCAGTTATTGGTAAAGCTGAATTTGATAAAATGAAAAAGGGTGTGGGGATCATCAACACCGCTCGTGGTGGGATTTTAGATGAAGAAGCGCTCCTGGTAGCGATCGAAGAAGAAAAAGTTTCTTTTGCTGCTCTGGATACTTTTGAAAACGAACCCTCCCCAGCTATAAAATTATTGATGAACGAAAGTATTTCCCTTAGTCCGCATATTGGTGCTGCAACTAGTGAAGCTCAGGAAAGAATTGGAGAAGAACTGGCACATCAAATTATCAAAATATTTAAAAAATAA